The genomic segment GAACCACCCGGCGCCCGTCAAGTCGCAGGAAGTCGTCGACAACAACGGAAATCTGCAGTGGGCGCTCGTCTACGTCAAGAGCGGCCTTCCGGCGAGCGCGAACTATCCCGTGCCGACGGAGCCCGTGATGCTCGATCAGCAGGGGTGCATGTACACGCCGCACGTCTTCGGCGTCCGCGCCGGCCAGAAGGTCAAGATCGTCAACTCCGACGCGACCCTCCACAACATCCATCCGCTTCCGGCCGTCAACGCGCAGTTCAACATCGGAATGCCGATCAAGGGCATGACGCAGGAGAAGGTGTTCGACAAGCCGGAGCTCCCGCCCTTCCACATCAAGTGCGACGTCCACAAGTGGATGTCCTCGTACTGCGGCGTCTTCGCCCATCCGTTCTTCGCGGTCACCGACCAGGACGGCAACTACAAGCTGACCGGGCTCCCCGCCGGCACCTACGTGATCGAGAGCTGGCAGGAGAAGTACGGCCCGCAGGACCAGACGGTCACCGTGTCGGGAACCGACGCGAAGACCGCGGACTTCAGCTACAAGGCATCGTAACCGCGCCATGAACCGTCGACGCCCGTCCTGGCTGAGCCTGATCGTCGGCGCCGCGATCGTCGCGGCGCCCGCCCTTCTTCTCGCCGCGAGCGAGCCGAACGCGCCGTGGAGGCTCCCCGAAGAGGCCTCCACGTACGCGGGGCGAATCGACGGCATCTTCAACCTCATCCTCTGGATCACCGGAATCGTGTTCTTCCTCGTGGAGATCACGCTCCTCGTCTTCCTCTTCAAGTACCGCGCGAAGGCCGGCGGGCGGGCGACGTACACGCACGGGAGCAACCGGCTCGAGGTGATCTGGACGATCATTCCCGCGCTCATCCTCGTCTTCCTCGCCGTCGTGTCGCAGGACTCGTGGGCCTACATCCGCAACCACTTTCCCTCCTCCGGCACCGTCATCGACATCACGGCCGAGCAGTTCGCCTGGAACATCCGGTATCCGGGGCCGGACGGGAAGTTGAACACCGACGACGACATCGTGACGCTGAACCAGCTGCACTTTCCCGTCGACAAGCCGGCGCTCATCAACCTGCACTCGAAGGACGTCATCCATTCGTTCTTCCTCCCGGAGTTCCGGATCAAGCAGGATGCGGTGCCGGGCATGACGACGCGCGTCTGGGTGCAGGCGAAGCACACCGGCAACTGGGAGATCGCGTGCGCCGAGCTCTGCGGTCTCGGCCACTACCGGATGAAGGGATACCTCACCGTCGACACGCCCGAGGGCTTCCAGAAATGGCTGGCGGAAACGGCCGCGGAAAACAAAACGGAGTCGAAGTAAATGAGTGAAGCCGTCGCCGTCGCCCACGGACACGGGGTCCATGCGGCCCCGACCTCCTTCTGGCGCAAGTACGTCTTCTCGCTCGATCACAAGGTGATCGGCATCCAGTACATGAGCTACA from the Thermoanaerobaculia bacterium genome contains:
- a CDS encoding carboxypeptidase regulatory-like domain-containing protein, translating into MKFNSKLAWIASLALPLAVGCGGGSKEEAPSFDAGNAATTTTTTTTAAAAPAGAPAGAPAAATPAGGATISGKVTLAGAAPAMETLKMDADNYCKSNHPAPVKSQEVVDNNGNLQWALVYVKSGLPASANYPVPTEPVMLDQQGCMYTPHVFGVRAGQKVKIVNSDATLHNIHPLPAVNAQFNIGMPIKGMTQEKVFDKPELPPFHIKCDVHKWMSSYCGVFAHPFFAVTDQDGNYKLTGLPAGTYVIESWQEKYGPQDQTVTVSGTDAKTADFSYKAS
- the coxB gene encoding cytochrome c oxidase subunit II, coding for MNRRRPSWLSLIVGAAIVAAPALLLAASEPNAPWRLPEEASTYAGRIDGIFNLILWITGIVFFLVEITLLVFLFKYRAKAGGRATYTHGSNRLEVIWTIIPALILVFLAVVSQDSWAYIRNHFPSSGTVIDITAEQFAWNIRYPGPDGKLNTDDDIVTLNQLHFPVDKPALINLHSKDVIHSFFLPEFRIKQDAVPGMTTRVWVQAKHTGNWEIACAELCGLGHYRMKGYLTVDTPEGFQKWLAETAAENKTESK